TCTTTACTGCAGAGGCGACATTCTGGCACTCGCTTTTTTTGGCATCATCAATGGCAGGGATTGAACTGCTAAAAGGCAACATCAGTCCTATCGCTTCCAATGCGATGCCCCAGGTATTGAAAGATGCGGCAATTCCACAACCGCCTGGTCCCGGGCAGGCGGTTTTCAGGATCTGATCGGCTTCCGATTGTTCCATCGCACCGACGGCGGCAGAAGCTTGTGAATCGTAGACATCCAAAATGGAGATATCTTGTCCTTTATGGCAGCCGGGCATGATACTACCGCCGCTGACCACTAAGCCTGGGTAATTGAGTCGTGCCAGCGCCATAGCAAAACCAGGACCATTTTTATCACAGTGGTGAAGGCCTATCAAGGCATCATAAGAGTGAGCACTCACAACACATTCGGCTGCATTGGCGATCATATTTCGCGAGGGAAGACTCGCATTACCTCCTTCTTGACCTTGCGTGATATTATCACTGACTGCGGGAACTCCAAAAGGTAAGCCGATCATGGAAGTGGTTTTGCAGCCTCTGGCAATTTCTTTTGCTAAGTCGTATGCATGGACATTACAGAGGTTTCCATCCAGCAATGGCACGCCAATTCCGATCTGCGCTTTGTTAAAATCCTCATCAGAAAAGCCAAGACCGTAATAAAAGGCAGTCACCCCGCGCTGCCAACCATGAGTCAAATTTTGGCTATTCCAATTTAATGCCTGTGCCATCTTGATGTTCCTAAATCGGTAAAATATGAGATTAAGTTCGCTGTCTTGCTTTTTCTTTCACTCTAAACGGTCGGCATCAGGAGTCCAAGTTACTCAACATTTGATTTTAAAAAGAGAACCAGAGTCCTGATGAAATCCGGAACTAGTTTCACAACTTTAGGTTCTGAAAAGATATATCGGTGACTTATAGTCAGAATTGGCTCAAGGTAAACTGACTGCGATTGAGGAAATTATAAAAAATTGATCGAATCAGTCTGAATCTAACTTGGTAAATTCTTTGTATGTTGTTTAATTGTAATAGTTTGCGATAAAATAAAGTCGAGGGGCTTTGCGCTTGCTCATTCGTGCAGAGAAACGTAAACTGTGATGGTTCAATGAGCTAGTATTTCTATAAGGTGTTTTGCTTCCTAAATTTAAGTGTAGATCCCGTTTTGTCCTTGTGGATCTTGGTTATAGCAAAGACACACTTTCATAGGCATTAATATTGATAGGGGGGAATCGCATCTGGGTTAGGTGTGTTTTCATACTCCCTCCAGCATGAGCTTGCCAGCAATCAACTCATGAAATTGACAAGTTTATCAGGTAATACAAAGAAGCTGAGAAAATGAAAAAAGACATTCATCCCGACTATCACCCAGTTGTATTCAAGGATACTTCGACTGGTGATTCGTTTATGATTCGTTCCTCTGCCACATCCAAGACGACAGTCGAGTGGGAAGATGGAAATACTTATCCTCTCGTGACTGTGGAAATCAGTTCCCATTCGCATCCTTACTACACTGGTAAGATGAAGTTTGTTGACAGTGCCGGGCGTGTTGAAAAGTTCCAGAAGAAATACAATTGGGACAAGAGAAAAGGCGAAGAAGGGGACGCCAAAAAAGAAGGCGAGTAGCAAATTTACGAATGGTTTTTTATCGAGGCTCTACGGATCTTTCCGTAAGAGCCTCATTTAGTGAACAGTGGTGTCTTTCTTTTTTATGTCTGGTTTTTCTCATTCCTGATATCAATTTATTTCTTTGGAAAAGAGAAACCTGGCTGGCTTATTCGTGGATTTGGGTAAATGAAGTTTCCTACCCTGCAAGTAAAGTTAGAGCGTTTTGAAGAGTTGGAAAAACAACTTCAAGATCCTGACGTTCTGACCAATAATGCAAAGCTCGTCGAGATCCAGCGTGAGTATGGCGGGCTTAGTAAAGTTGCTCAAGAAATTCGTGAGTTTAATGAGCGAGCCGAGGATATTGAAGTCGCACGCGAGATGCTCGAAGAAGAAACAGACCCTGCTGCCAAAGAATATGCGCAGAAGGAACTTGACGAGCTTTGTGAAAAGCATGAGGCGCATACGAAAGAGCTCGAAGACATTGTCGTGGCAGGAGACTCTATCACGCGCGGTGGTTTGATCATGGAAATTCGTGCGGGAGCAGGTGGAGATGAAGCTGCCTTATTCGCGCGCGAACTGTTTGACATGTACCAGCACTATGTAGAAGCTCAAAAAGGTTGGAAAACAGAGACTCTCAACTTAAATGCGACTGAGCTGGGCGGCATCAAAGAAGTAACCTTCTCAATTTCTGGTGAAGGCGCCTATCATCGACTTCAGTTCGAAAGTGGTGGTCATCGGGTTCAACGTGTTCCAGAGACTGAAACTCAAGGTCGCGTGCATACCAGTGCCGCAACAGTCGCTGTATTACCGGAAGCGAGCGAAATTGAAGTCGAAATTAAACCGGATGACATCCGCCTTGATACGTTTCATGCCAGTGGTCCTGGCGGCCAGAAAGTCAATAAAACTGAGAGTGCTGTTCGAATAACACACTTACCGACTGGGACTGTCGTACAATGTCAGGATGAAAAAAGCCAGCATAAAAACAAAGCCAAGGCTATGCGAGTACTCCGTAGCCGCGTGTTAGAACAAATGCAGCAGCAGGCGGCGGATGAACGTGCCGATCAACGTCGCACATTGATTGGTTCGGGAGATCGCAGCCAACGGATTCGAACGTATAACTTCCCACAAGGCCGAGTAACAGACCACCGCATCAACCTTTCACTTTACAAAATAGATCAGATTATGCAGGGACACCTGGACGAACTGGTTGAAGCCTTGTTACAGTTTGATCGTGAAGAGCGTTTATTAGGAAATAGCTCTGAAAGTTAATCGCTTTTGTTTGCTGTTTCTCTGTTGGCTGATAAATCGATGGATCGTGTTGTGAAAGAAAATCCAGAAGCATCCGAGAGTCCTTCCAAGATTTCTGCAGAACCTTGGACGGTACGTCGTATTCTCGATTGGACGACGGCTCATTTGGAGAAACATGGAAGCGATTCTCCCCGTTTAGACACGGAAGTGTTACTGGCGTTTGCTCGGAAATGTGAACGAATTCGTCTCTACACAAACTACGATGATGTTGTCACTGAAGCAGAACGCACACTGATGCGACAACTTGTTCAAAGAAGAGCGAAATCAGAGCCAGTTGCTTATCTTGTAGGGAAACGGGAATTCTTCGGCCTGGATTTTTATGTCGACAGTAGTGTACTGGTTCCTCGACCTGATACTGAAACTCTGGTAATGGAATTAGTTGAGGAAACGCAAAAACGAGCTTCTTCTTCGATACTTGATTTGTGTACGGGCAGTGGTTGTGTTGCTATCGCTGCTGCCGCTAATTGCTCTAATGCACAATTTCTTGCAACTGATATTAGTGAGGCAGCCTTAGAGGTTGCCAGGAAAAATGCTGAGTCCAACTCTTTATCTCAAAAGATTCGATTCCTAAAGAGTAACTGTTTTGAATCAATCCCACACGATTCTCTATTCGATCTCATTGTAAGTAATCCCCCCTATATTCCTGATTCTGAAATAGAATTACTGGAGGCAGATGTCAGACAACACGAGCCTCGGCTTGCGTTAGCAGGTGGTGAAGATGGTTTAGATTTTTATCGAAGAATTATTCAGGAAGCACATCAGTACCTAAATGAAGAAGGTGTTTTAATGCTGGAATTCTCTCCCGAACAGGAAGTGGCTTTAAAATCGCTATTTGATAGATCTGAGAAGTATACTGATGTGAAAGTCAAAGCGGATTTGGCAGGCCGTGCCAGGGTCATTATTGGCAAAAAATCGCCTATCTTGAAATAATCAGATCGCATATACTCCGTTTAAAAGCTTACTGACTAAAAGTTTCGGGGAGTTCCAGGGATGGATATGTTTATCGTTCGCGGAGGCGAACGGCTTTCAGGTTGCGTTTCCGTAAGTGGTGCCAAGAATTCGGCTTTGCCACTCATGGCGGCCGCTCTGGCTTGTGAAGGCGAAACCATCCTGCACTCGATACCCAATCTGGTTGATGTCTCAACTCAAGCACAGGTGCTAAGTTCTCTGGGAATGCAGGTGGATCGAGATGATTCAGGTGCTTTGCGCCTAAAAACCATAGATGAAACTGCCTGCATTGCCGACTATGAACTTGTACGACGGATGCGTGCCAGCGTTTGTGTCTTGGGCCCTTTATTGGCTAAACGGGGCATGGCTTGTGTTTCATTACCGGGGGGATGCAATATTGGTGATCGGCCCATTGATTTACATCTCAAAGGCCTTTCTGCTTTAGGAGCACAAATTCGCGTTGAGCGTGGATATGT
The Gimesia aquarii DNA segment above includes these coding regions:
- a CDS encoding type B 50S ribosomal protein L31, yielding MKKDIHPDYHPVVFKDTSTGDSFMIRSSATSKTTVEWEDGNTYPLVTVEISSHSHPYYTGKMKFVDSAGRVEKFQKKYNWDKRKGEEGDAKKEGE
- the prfA gene encoding peptide chain release factor 1; its protein translation is MKFPTLQVKLERFEELEKQLQDPDVLTNNAKLVEIQREYGGLSKVAQEIREFNERAEDIEVAREMLEEETDPAAKEYAQKELDELCEKHEAHTKELEDIVVAGDSITRGGLIMEIRAGAGGDEAALFARELFDMYQHYVEAQKGWKTETLNLNATELGGIKEVTFSISGEGAYHRLQFESGGHRVQRVPETETQGRVHTSAATVAVLPEASEIEVEIKPDDIRLDTFHASGPGGQKVNKTESAVRITHLPTGTVVQCQDEKSQHKNKAKAMRVLRSRVLEQMQQQAADERADQRRTLIGSGDRSQRIRTYNFPQGRVTDHRINLSLYKIDQIMQGHLDELVEALLQFDREERLLGNSSES
- the prmC gene encoding peptide chain release factor N(5)-glutamine methyltransferase — its product is MKENPEASESPSKISAEPWTVRRILDWTTAHLEKHGSDSPRLDTEVLLAFARKCERIRLYTNYDDVVTEAERTLMRQLVQRRAKSEPVAYLVGKREFFGLDFYVDSSVLVPRPDTETLVMELVEETQKRASSSILDLCTGSGCVAIAAAANCSNAQFLATDISEAALEVARKNAESNSLSQKIRFLKSNCFESIPHDSLFDLIVSNPPYIPDSEIELLEADVRQHEPRLALAGGEDGLDFYRRIIQEAHQYLNEEGVLMLEFSPEQEVALKSLFDRSEKYTDVKVKADLAGRARVIIGKKSPILK